One Varibaculum prostatecancerukia genomic window, AATCAGCCCTGGGCAATCGCAGTAGTTGCGGGACTGGCGGTGTGCGCGGCAGTAATCGCGCGTTTCGGATCCATCAACCTCTTGCTAATGTTTCCGCTATTGACCCTAGGTACGGCACTGACGGTAATCGATGCGGGTACCCAACGGCTTCCGCGCTCGATGACCGCAGTCTTTCTGGTGCTAGTTGTGGTGGCGGTAATTTTGGCTGGTTTCATTACTGGACAGTGGGTAAAACCGGCATACGCCCTGATCGTAGCTTTAGGAACCTTTATTTTGCTGTTACCAGGAACCTTTGTGCGTCACGGTATTGGGGTAGGGGATTTGCGACTAGCCCCCCTGCTAGTTGGTTTAGCAACTTGCTCTTCTTGGCACTGTCTGCTGGCTATGGGGATTTTTACGGTTTTAGGAGCTGGCTGCTGGGCGATTTATTTGGTGATCGTGAAAAAAGCCAGTCGCAGCACTCGTTTTGCATTCGGGCCGTGGCTATTAACCGCGACCTATATTGCGCTTGTGCTAGTTCCCCGCTAAACGCGAAAAGCAGCTAGAGGCAGGAGCGTTTTCTAGAAGTGGAAAGCTAAACCACGAAAAACCGTTCCATGACACAATAAAGCCATGTTGAAATGGATGAGCGCTGGGGAATCCCATGGACGCGCCCTCGTAGGAATCCTAGAAGGTCTGCCCGCCGGAGTTGAGATTAGCACCGCTAAGGTAGGGGAGTATTTGGCTGCCCGGCGCGCCGGATACGGACGCGGGGCGCGGCAAAAGTTCGAACAGGATCTAGCACACCTGGTGGGTGGGGTAATTAGAGGAAAAACTACCGGAGCTCCGATTGCCCTACTGATCGAAAATAGTGAATGGCCAAAATGGGAAACGGTGATGAGCCCGGATCCGGTGGATCCGGAGGCACTAAAAATTAATGCCGGCAAAGGTGATGAGCGGGAAGTTGCCCGCAACCAGCCGCTTACCCGTCCGCGCCCCGGACACGCTGATCTGGCGGGAATGCTTGCCTACGATTTGGAAGAAGCGCGCCCGGTCTTAGAACGCGCCAGTGCCCGCGAAACCGCTATGCGAGTAGGACTGGGTGCATTTGCGCAAGAGTTCTTAAAACAAGCTGGCGGAATCGAATTGGTTTCTTACGTAACCCAAATTGGCCAGGTAGCCCTCGAGGACGGTCACCCGATTCCTCCGTTAAGCGAGCAGCAAAAACTGGCAGAAAACCCGGTGCGTTGCCCGGACGAAAAAGTCAGTCAGCAAATGATTGCCCAGATCGATGCAGCGAAGAAAAACGGAGACACTATCGGAGGTAGCGTAGAAGTAGCCGCCTATGGGGTGCCGATCGGACTGGGGAGTCATGTGGCGGCAGATCGTCGCTTAGATGCTCGCCTCGCCGCAGCTTTAATGTCGATTCCGGCGGTAAAAACCGTGAAAGTAGGGGATGGCACTCAGCCGTACCTGCCGGGCTCTGCCGCCCATGACGAGATTATTCGCGCCGCTAACGGGGAAATAACTCGCGGCTCTAATCATGCCGGCGGGATAGAAGGGGGAATGTCCAACGGGCAAATCATCCAGGTAAGCTGCGAATTTAAACCAATCTCTACCGTGCCCCGCGCGTTGCGCACCATAGATTTAGCGAATGGGGAGGAAAGCCGCGCGAACCACCAACGGTCCGATACCTGCGCGGTGATTCCAGGAGCAGTTATTGCCCAGGCGCAGGTGGCGTTGGTACTGGCCGATGCACTTCTAGAGCATGTAGGCGGATATTCGCTGGCGCAGGTGCGCGAAAATCTAAAGGCATATCAGCAGCGAGTGGAGGCACGGCTATGACTGTCGAAAAGCAAATAGTGTTTATCGGTCTGCCGGGCAGTGGAAAAACCTCGGTAGGACGTCTAGTGGCAGCGCGTTTAGGACGTACTTTTTGCGATGCCGACCAGGAAATTTCCCGGCAGGCGGCGATGACCATACCAGAGATATTTTCTACTCGCGGTGAGGACTACTTTAGAGATTTAGAAGTCGATGTTATTGCCCAGCTTCTGCACGGTAATGCGGGAGTGATTGCCTTGGGAGGAGGGGCCCTTACCCGCCCAGAAACCGTCGCGGCTATCGCCGATAAAGAGGTGGTTTTTCTAAATGTGTCACCCGCTACCGCCGGGGCAAGAATAGGTGAAGATTCCGCGCGCCCCCTCTTAAAGGGAAGTGAAAATCCCAGCCAAAAAATCGCGCAACTAGAAAAGCAACGACGGGCTAACTACCTGGCAGCAGCCACTTTAAGTGTGCCTGCAGATGGCAGCCTCAGCGAGGTAGCCACTGCCGTAATTCGAGGTTTGAAACTAGCAGAAACCCGACCGCTATCTCACTACGATTTAAGTTCCCTGGGTGTCTTGTCGAAACAAACTCCAGAAAAAATCCGGCAGATTCCGGTGACTTCTGGAAATGGATACCAGGTTAGCGTAGGCAGCAGTCTTAGTTCGCGAATCGGCCAGATACTGCAGGAGCGCCCTCGCAACCTCTTTTTGATCTGTCCAGCGCCCCTGGAGCAAGCGGCTCGTCACTTGGCGCAATCCTTGACTCAAGCCGGGCAGGTGGTCAAAATTTTTCCGCATCCTGACGGGGAAGCGGCAAAAAATATTCGGGTAGTTGAAGATGCTTGGCGGATTCTGGGAGAAAACCACTTTTCGCGCGAGGATGCAGTAGTAACCCTAGGAGGTGGGGCAACTACCGATATGGGAGGTTTCGTGGCCGCCACTTGGCTGCGGGGGATCGAACTGATAAATGTCCCCACCTCCTTATTAGCAATGGTAGATGCGGCAGTCGGCGGGAAAACCGGAATAAATACTTCCCTGGGAAAGAATCTAGTGGGGTCTTTTTATCCGCCTAGCGCAGTAATTTGCGACCTCGATTATCTACGCACTTTACCCCTTCGTCAGCTGCGCACCGGCTTGGCGGAAGTCATAAAATGCGGTTTTATCGCTGACCATAAGATCTTGGAGCTACTGTCGAAGTGCAGCGCGGAAGAGTTGCTTGCCTCCCCGGCGATATTAGAAGAAGTGATTAGTCGCGCTATCCAAGTAAAAGCCGCTGTGGTCAGCCAAGACCTACGCGAAAGTGGATTGCGGGAATGCCTTAACTATGGGCACACCCTGGCACACGCAATCGAAAAAGCCTCCTCCTATCAAGTGCTGCATGGGGAAGCAGTGGCGATCGGGATGGTGTTTGCTGCCCAGGTGGCAGTAGAAATGCAGCTACTTACCCCCTCGCAAATGGAAAGCCAGCGCCGCCAGATTGCCGCGCTGGGGTTGCCGACAAGCTGCCCGCAATATTCTTTCGATCAGCTAGTAAAAATTATGGCCTCGGATAAGAAAGTGCGCGGAGGAATAATCCGGATGGTACTCACAGCCGGTAGTGGGCAAGTGCATGTGGTTCCCATTAGCGACTACCAGCTACTGCAAAGTGCTTTCAACGCCATAAATCAAGACGAGGATGCCGGTGGCGGCACCGTAAATCCTAGCGGTGGAAAGGACGAAGTTGGCTAGGAAAGTTTTCTTAATCGGTCTGCCGGGCAGTGGAAAATCGAGTATTGCTGCCGCTTTAGCCAAAAGATTTGGGTGGAAACTGGTAGATACGGACGTACTGGTAGCCGAGAAGTTGGGAGTGCCGCTAGCTACTGCGGTGATTAGCGCCGGTGAAAAAAGCTATCGTCAGGCAGAACAGGAAGTCCTGGGCGCCCTCTTAAAAGAAATGCCCGCTAAAGACACTATCGTTGCTATGGGTTCCGGGGCGTTAGATAACCCCCAAACCCGGCAAAAGCTAGCTGAACTTCCTGGTAAAGAAATAATAGAACTGGTGATAGATCTGTCTACTATGGCTGATCGCGCCGGTCTCAATCGTCCTCGCTCCCTAGGATTGGGGATGCCGAGGGCGTGGCTGCGACAGATGGGGCAAGAGCGGCGAGAACGTTGGCAGATTCTGAATCCCCTGGCGCTAGAAGTTTCAGATTTAACGCTGGAGCAGGCTGTCGAAAAAGTTGCCCGCGTCCTGGTAGCGTGACCAAAAACGCAGCTCACTGGCACTTATTTTCATGCTTAGCTTGATTAAAGTAAAGTAGAAGCGATTTATTTTGACTTGGGGGTATTAAGTTGGCGACAACAAATGATTTGAAAAATGGTCTGGTGCTAAAGCTGGATAACCAGTTGTGGCAGGTGGTTGAGTTTCAGCACGTGAAACCGGGTAAAGGCCCGGCGTTTGTGCGCACCAAGATCAAGAATGTACTTAGCGGCAAAACTGTGGATCGCACCTTCAATGCAGGAGTGAAAGTAGAAACCGCTACGGTCGATCGCCGGGACATGACCTACCTGTATCAAGACGGCTCAGATTTCGTGTTCATGGACGATGACACCTATGAACAGGTGATGATCACCGCGGAAATCGTGGGAGACGCCAAGAACTTCCTGATTGAAAACCAGCGCGCGGTAGTAGCTTTCCATGACGGACAAGTATTGTTCCTAGAACTGCCTGCCTCAGTTATTATGCAGATTACGCACACGGAGCCTTGGCTACAGGGCAACCGGTCTTCGGCGGGAACTAAGCCGGCGACTGTAGAGACCGGGTATGAAGTGCAGGTTCCGCTGTTTGTGGAAGATGGCGAAAAGATTAAGGTCGATACTCGCAGCGGCGATTACATATCTCGGGTTAAGGAATAACCGAAGGTGTCCAAAAATCGACTTTCGCGGCGTACTAAAGCGCGGCGGCGGGCAGTTGATACCCTCTACGAAGCTAATCTCAAAGGTCTAGATCAGAACCCGGAGGATATACGGGAACTGATAGCGCAGCGGCAACGTTTAAGTACTGCCCAAACTACTTTGCCCGACTATGCGGCGGAAATCGCCCAGGGGGTGGCTGAGCATCTTTTCGACATCGATATGACGCTCAGCCAATATTCCCAGGCGTGGGCACTTGATCGTATGCCGAAACCGGATTTAGCCATTTTGCGCTGCGCACTCTGGGAAATCCTCTACAATGACGATGTTCCCTGGAAGATTGCGGTAGATGAAGCGGTAGGCACTGCGCGCGCGATTTCAACTCCGGAATCTCCGGATTTTATTAACGGAGTGCTAGATGCTATCGGGCGCTCCAGTGAAAATAACTCAAGCGAGCAGTAGCGAAAGCCGCCAGCTTAGGGTGCGCCCTTGCCACCTCGACTGCTCACGGATTTTAGGAGGCAGTCATGAGTGCAATCGTTTTTCGCGGCGCCAAAATCCTGGGGGAAAGCCCCGCGGACATTCTGGTGGAGGACCATGAAATCCGCCAGGTAGGCGCGGACTTAGCGCTAAGTCCTGGCAGCGGAATTCAAGAAGTAGATGCCCACGGGATGGTGGCACTACCGGGACTGGTGGATCTACATACTCATTTGCGCGAGCCAGGCGGATCTGATGCCGAAACTGTAGACACCGGCACCGCTGCCGCGGCCAAAGGGGGATATACCTGTGTTTTCGCAATGGCAAATACGACTCCTACCCAAGATTGCCCGCAGATAGTAGAGCAAGTCCTTGATCTGGGACGCCAGGCGGGTCGGGTAGATGTACATCCGGTAGGGGCAGTCACTAAGAACCTAGCCGGTAAAGAGCTTTCTGATCTACGGGGAATGCATGAATCGCGGGCAGCCGTAAATGTGTTTAGTGATGACGGTAAATGCGTTTTTGATCCGCTACTGATGCGGCAAGCTCTAGAGATTGTCCGTGATTTTGATGGGGTAATCGCCCAGCATTCCCAAGAGCCGCGTCTAACCGAAGATTCGCAAATGAACGAATCTTACCTGGCGAAAGAGCTGGGGCTCAAGGGCTGGCCGACGGTTGCAGAAGAAATGATTATTGCCCGCGATATTTTGCTTTCTCTCTACTTGGATGTGCGGGTTCATGTTTGTCACCTTTCGAGTGCGACTGCGGTGGAACTGGTGCGTTGGGGCAAGTCCCAAGGCGCGCGGATCAGCGCGGAAGTTACCCCGCATCACCTGTTCCTCACTCAGGAAGAACTACGAGGGCGGGATCCGCTGTTCAAAGTAAACCCCCCGCTGCGCTCACAAAAAGACGTCGAGGCGGTGCAGGCAGGATTAGCAGACGGCACGATTGACCTGGTGGGGACGGATCATGCCCCTCACCCCCGCAAACTTAAAGACTGTGATTTTGAGTGTGGCGCTTTCGGGATGATTGGGCTGGAAACCGCGCTGCCAGTGGTTGCCACCACTATGGTGCAAAGCGGAAAAATGACTTGGCAGGATCTGGCACGGGTAATGTCGGTTACCCCGGCAAAAATCGGGAAAGCGAAGGGTCAAGGTGAGGAGATCGCTCCTGGCTCTACCGCGAATCTTTGTTTCATGGCTCCCGATGCCTCTTGGATAGTTAACCGCGAGAGCCAAGTTTCGCGTTCTGATAACACCCCCTTTGCGGGCAAGGAATTGGTGGGGCAGGTGCGTCACACCTGCTACCGCGGGAAACTGACGGTACTTGATGGACAGTTGCAGTTTTAAGGAGGAGCTAAAGGTTTTATGAATCGCTACGGTGTGCGCCTGGCAGAGGCGATGGAAAAGTTCGGCAATGTGTGCGTAGGTATTGACCCCCATCCCTCACAGCTGAAAGTCTGGGGACTCAATGACAATATTCAAGACCTCCGCACTTTTTCGCTAACTTTGGTGGAAGCTATGGCCGGCCAGGTGCCGGTAGTTAAACCCCAATCCGCGTTTTTCGAGCGTTTCGGATCTAGCGGGATCAAGGTGCTGGAGGAAGTGCTGGCAGCCTGTCGCCAAGCGGGGCTGCTTGTCATCTTGGATGTTAAACGCGGTGATATCGGTTCTACGATGGCCGGCTATGCGCAGGCATATTTAAGCCCCGATTCTCCCTTGGCTGCCGATGCGATTACGCTTTCTCCCTACCTGGGTTTCGGTTCACTGAAGCCTGCTCTCGAGCTCGCCAGGAAGCATGGCAGGGGAGTCTATGTGCTGGCACTTACCTCCAATCCGGAGGGATTCGAGGTGCAGCATGCCAAAAATGCGAGCGGCAAAAGCGTGGCGGCCGACATAATTTCGCAGGCAGAGCAGATAAATAAAACCTGCGGTGATGAAGGTCACATCGCAGATATTGGTTTGGTTGTCGGCGCTACCACCGGAAATGCTGCAAAAAACTTGAGGATTGATTTTTCGGAATTTTCCGGATCTATTTTATCGCCAGGAATTGGAGCGCAAGGGGCGCAACCAGCGGATATACAAAGAATCTTTGGTAAAAGTGCTTGCCGAGTCCTGGCATCAACTTCGCGGGGAATCTCCTCTGCCGGTCCGGACGTCTCTTCCTTACAAGCCGCGGCAAGACAAATAACCGAGCAAATGAGTGATATTTTTCGCAACTGAACTGGCAAAACTTCGCGAATGGGTTGGCTTAAATAGAAGAAAGCAACTAATCTTTTTCGTGTTGTTAACCCGTAAATCTAGATGAAGAGGTAAATATTAAATGGCACTTCCTTCCTTAACTCCCGAACAGCGCGCACAGGCTCTGGAGAAAGCCGCTCAGGCTCGCAAGGCTCGCGCGGAAGTCAAAGCTAAGCTGAAGAACCGGGAACTGACCCTTTCTGAGGTCATCAAGAATGCTCAAGATGATCCTTACTTGGGCAAGATGAAGGTTCAGGCTCTGCTAGAGGCTCTGCCTCGCGTAGGCGCCACCACTGCCGCCGCGGTAATGGAAGAGATTGGCATCGCCAAGTCTCGCCGCATTCGCGGTCTAGGCGAGCACCAGCGCGCCGAGCTGATTCGCCGCTTCGGCTAAATAAAACCGAAAAGCTATAAAATACAGTATGGGACCTGAGAAATTGGGTCCCATACTGTTATTTTCTACTGGCTCAAAAGGTGGAAACTTTGCCGAACTCACGTTTATATGTACTAGCTGGCCCCTCCGGAGTGGGCAAAGGAACTGTGGTTAACGCCCTGAGAAAAATGTATCCGCAGGTAAAAGTGGCAGTTTCTGCTACTACCCGCGCTCCGCGCCCCGGGGAACGCGACGGCATCGACTACTATTTCCTCAGCGAAGAACGCTTCGATAAGCTACTTGCTGCCGACGGATTTCTAGAATGGGCGCAAGTGCACGGGCGGGCTCGCTATGGCACTTTACGCTCCGAAGTGGAGGAACACTCTAGTCGGGGCGAAGACGTGATTTTAGAGATTGACCTAGCGGGAGCGCGGCAGATTCGGCGCACGCATCCAGATGCCCACTTTATTTTCCTGCTTCCTCCCAGCCAACAAGCCCTAGAAGAGCGGTTGCGGGGCAGGGGTACCGAGGATGACGCAGAGGTCGCTCGGCGCCTAGAAACCGCTAAAATCGAGCTGGCAGCGGCAAAGGAATTTGAGCACCAGCTAATTAACGATCACCCTGAACAGGCGGCGCGCGAACTAGCCGCCTTAATGGGAATAGCGTAAACTTTTTGTGAAGATGCGGCGCTGCGCCGCTAGTTTAGAAATGAGAGGACAACATGTCGGGTACTGTTGCTAGCCCCGAGGGGATTACCAACCCCCCAATAGATGATCTATTGGAAAAGGTAGAGTCCAAATACGCCCTTGTGGTCTACGCGGCCAAACGGGCACGGCAGATCAATACTTATAATCTGGAAATCGCGGAGGGAATGTTTTCTACTCCTGGTCCGCTGATCGACTGCAATCCCGAAGATAAGGCATTGAGCATTGCTTTACGCGAAATCGATCAAGACGCCCTCAATCTGAAAGAACATGACGAGTCGGTAAAGGACTAACCCATCATGTCTGAGCGTCGCCGGATCATTCTTGGGGTGGGTGCGGGTATCGCCGCCTATAAAACCACTAGCGTGGTGCGCGCCCTGGTTAAATCCGGCTTCGATGTATGGGTGATTCCTACTCCTGCCTCTTTGAAAATGGTGGGGGAGGTTACCTGGCAAGCGCTTTCGGGCAATCCGGTTTATTCGCAAGTGGATGAACCTCCAAGCGGGGTCGGACATATTGAGCTGGCTCGTGATGCTAGTGCAATCCTGGTAGCTCCCGCCACCGCGGATCTTTTGGCGCGGATAGCGCACGGGATTGCCGACGATATGCTCACCAATGTAATTTTGGCAGCAAGCTGTCCCTTACTGCTCGCACCAGCGATGCACACCAATATGTGGGAAAATGGGGCTACCAAGGATAATGTGCAAATCTTGCGGCAGCGGGGAGCCCGGTTCATTGGTCCGGCTACAGGAGCGCTTTCCAGCGGGGACCAGGGAATAGGCCGCATGGCGCCGGAAGATGAAATCGTATCCCAGACGTTGGCGGTGCTGGGTTCTGGCAGTTGGCAAGATCAGAAAGTCATGGTTAGTGCGGGAGGCACCCGGGAACCGCTAGATCCAGTACGTTTCTTAGGAAATCGTTCCTCGGGGCGCTTCGGAATAGAAATTGCCCGCAACTTTGCCCTTCAAGGGGCGCAAGTTACTTTGTTGGCAGCCAATATCGATTCGGCACTGTTAGCGTCACTACCCGCAAACATCGCGGTTATTTCCACGCCCACCGCTGCCCAGATGCACCGAGCAGCTTTAGAACAGTTCCCCAAAATGCAGGTAGCAGTGATGGCGGCGGCAGTAGCCGACTATCAGCCAGCAGAATTCCAAGCCCAAAAAATCAAGAAAATCCCCGGTCAAAACGAGTTTTCTTTACAGCTGCGTCCCACTGCCGATATTTTGGCGGATTTGGCCTCCAAGAAATCTGATCAGCAACTGGTGGCGGGATTTGCTGCCGAAACTGGATCTTGGGATCAGGTTGTGCAGCTAGGGCAGGAAAAAGCTCGCCGCAAAGGTGCCGATATTATTTTCATTAACCAGGTGGGGGAGAGCTCTGGATTCGGGGATGTGACTACGCGGGTCAGTGCAGTCGACCAGCAGGGCAGCGAAATTGGGCAGTTCGCGGGGGATAAAAGCCAGCTGGCAGCCCAGATAGTGGCGCTGATTCGCCGGCAAGTCCAGTGAATGACCAAATGCCGCGATGGAGCGGCGTAGACCCCCTGCTCAAGATCCGCTCTCTCAAACAGGGCGAGCAGGAAAACGGTCAGCAACAAGAACTACTTGTGGCACCGGAAAAACCTTTGCCGAAATGGGAAAATCAGGATTCAATTGCCACGGTTATTCCCGATACGCCCTTGTTTCATTTAGCTAGGGGATTAGACTATACGGTTCCTGCGCGCTTGGCTGGGAAGATTCAGCCCGGATGCCTAGTGAGCATAAAGATAGGGGAGCAGACGCTACGTGCTTGGGTGAAAAGTATTCGCCCCGCCGAGCCGACCCAGCAACGTTTACGCGCCATTAGCCGGGTACTTAGCCCCCATCCTTTAGTTTCTGTCGCTAGTTTCGAACTAGCAGAACAGGTGGCCTCCCGCTATGCGGGGAACGTTTCCCAAGTTTTAACTCACGCGATTCCCAAACGCCATGCCAGTAGCGAAAAAGAGTTTTTTGCCTCCGTTAGCAAAAAATCTGCAGCCGAAGCCGCGCAGAAGGTTGCTACCGATCTTTCCAGCTCCTTCGCGAGGGCGAAACCGCTGATAGCCAGCTACCCGAGCGGAAAGGAACTGCTGGAATCACTGGGGAAAGCAAAAGCCTGCAAAGTGGTGTGGTCAGCGCTGCCCGAACCCGATAAGCCCGCGCCCTTTAACCAGATCTCCCAGCTAATAGCCTCCGCTCTCAAAGCTCCGGGCAGCGTACTTTGCCTATTTCCAACCGGGCAGTTAACCAAAGCGTTTAGTTCTTATTGGGAGAAAAACTCCCCGGCAGGGGCGCCCTCAGCCCTGGAATATCACTTTGATTTGGGAGTTAGTGAGCGTTACCGCGCCTACTTAAAGTGCCGTTTTAACCAGCCTCGCCTGGTAGTGGGCACTCGCTCCGCCGTATTTGCGCCTTTAAAGAAACTATCCTTGCTTTTGATTTGGGATGAGGGAGCCGAGACTTTCCAAGAAAAAGCTGCCCCCTATTGGCATAGCCGGCAAGTAGGAATGCTACGGGTTGGAAGTGAAAAATGTTCGTTAATTTTAGGGAGTTTTTCGCGATCTCCGCAGGCACAAGCGCTAGTAATGTCTACTTGGGCTCACGATTTAACCCCTCGTAAACACCAAATCCAGCTGCCTAAGATTTTCACCCCCGAATATGAAGATCGCGATGACCCCAGTATCGGACGGGTTGAGTTATCCTCTACCGCTCTACAATTTGTGCATCGTTCTTTAAAACACGGTCCGGTACTAATCCAAACCGCCCGCAAAGGTGGTCGTCTCGGTTTAAGCTGCGCAAACTGCCTAGCACCGGTGCGCTGTCCGCAATGCTTCGGCACCGTGCAGCAACTGCGGGTCGAATTTATTTGTAATAGTTGCGCTCATCATTTTGAGTTCCGTTGCTCGCGTTGCGGTAAGCAGGAAACTAGGGCAGCGGTGCGCGGGAATAAACGCATTGGGGAAGAAATCGCGGCGGCCTTCCCGAAAGTATCCGTGATTAACTGTGATGCTGATAATCCCTTGAACCATATCGGTTCCCAGTCGGCATTGGTGGTAGCGACCAATGAACAGGAACCGGTAGCTGAATCCGGATATGCGGGAGCGTTGCTGCTGGATGCCGGAATGCTGCTGAGCTTGGATCGAATTTGGACCGCCGAAGAAGCCTTGAGGCGGTGGGCGAATGCTGCCGCCAAGGTGGCTCCCGGAGGCCAAGTAATGCTGAGCGGAGATCCCGGTGAACGTTTAGCTTTAACTTTTAAGCAACGCGCATTTAGCCAGTGGGCAAGGCAGGAACTGCGAGAGCGAGCAGAAGTAGGAATTCCTCCTACCGCTGCTTTGGCTACTATCCGCGGCAGTCAGACAGCCGTGGATAAAATCAATCACCTCGCCGACTTTGGGGATGCGCAAGTAATCGGGCCAACCAGAAATGGCGAACAGTTTCAGTTACTAGTACGCTCCCGCCTAGATCAGGGGCAGGCGCTGCGCCGCGAACTTCAACGCATTCAAGCGGTGGCTTCCCGTAAGAAGTGGGGCTCCCTTAAAG contains:
- the aroB gene encoding 3-dehydroquinate synthase → MTVEKQIVFIGLPGSGKTSVGRLVAARLGRTFCDADQEISRQAAMTIPEIFSTRGEDYFRDLEVDVIAQLLHGNAGVIALGGGALTRPETVAAIADKEVVFLNVSPATAGARIGEDSARPLLKGSENPSQKIAQLEKQRRANYLAAATLSVPADGSLSEVATAVIRGLKLAETRPLSHYDLSSLGVLSKQTPEKIRQIPVTSGNGYQVSVGSSLSSRIGQILQERPRNLFLICPAPLEQAARHLAQSLTQAGQVVKIFPHPDGEAAKNIRVVEDAWRILGENHFSREDAVVTLGGGATTDMGGFVAATWLRGIELINVPTSLLAMVDAAVGGKTGINTSLGKNLVGSFYPPSAVICDLDYLRTLPLRQLRTGLAEVIKCGFIADHKILELLSKCSAEELLASPAILEEVISRAIQVKAAVVSQDLRESGLRECLNYGHTLAHAIEKASSYQVLHGEAVAIGMVFAAQVAVEMQLLTPSQMESQRRQIAALGLPTSCPQYSFDQLVKIMASDKKVRGGIIRMVLTAGSGQVHVVPISDYQLLQSAFNAINQDEDAGGGTVNPSGGKDEVG
- the gmk gene encoding guanylate kinase; the encoded protein is MPNSRLYVLAGPSGVGKGTVVNALRKMYPQVKVAVSATTRAPRPGERDGIDYYFLSEERFDKLLAADGFLEWAQVHGRARYGTLRSEVEEHSSRGEDVILEIDLAGARQIRRTHPDAHFIFLLPPSQQALEERLRGRGTEDDAEVARRLETAKIELAAAKEFEHQLINDHPEQAARELAALMGIA
- the rpoZ gene encoding DNA-directed RNA polymerase subunit omega, translating into MSGTVASPEGITNPPIDDLLEKVESKYALVVYAAKRARQINTYNLEIAEGMFSTPGPLIDCNPEDKALSIALREIDQDALNLKEHDESVKD
- a CDS encoding prepilin peptidase, whose protein sequence is MHILVFLAALLFAGVGNLLYGLPKVKKYFRLAGRQRAFWNQPWAIAVVAGLAVCAAVIARFGSINLLLMFPLLTLGTALTVIDAGTQRLPRSMTAVFLVLVVVAVILAGFITGQWVKPAYALIVALGTFILLLPGTFVRHGIGVGDLRLAPLLVGLATCSSWHCLLAMGIFTVLGAGCWAIYLVIVKKASRSTRFAFGPWLLTATYIALVLVPR
- the efp gene encoding elongation factor P, with the translated sequence MATTNDLKNGLVLKLDNQLWQVVEFQHVKPGKGPAFVRTKIKNVLSGKTVDRTFNAGVKVETATVDRRDMTYLYQDGSDFVFMDDDTYEQVMITAEIVGDAKNFLIENQRAVVAFHDGQVLFLELPASVIMQITHTEPWLQGNRSSAGTKPATVETGYEVQVPLFVEDGEKIKVDTRSGDYISRVKE
- the nusB gene encoding transcription antitermination factor NusB, translated to MSKNRLSRRTKARRRAVDTLYEANLKGLDQNPEDIRELIAQRQRLSTAQTTLPDYAAEIAQGVAEHLFDIDMTLSQYSQAWALDRMPKPDLAILRCALWEILYNDDVPWKIAVDEAVGTARAISTPESPDFINGVLDAIGRSSENNSSEQ
- the mihF gene encoding integration host factor, actinobacterial type codes for the protein MALPSLTPEQRAQALEKAAQARKARAEVKAKLKNRELTLSEVIKNAQDDPYLGKMKVQALLEALPRVGATTAAAVMEEIGIAKSRRIRGLGEHQRAELIRRFG
- a CDS encoding dihydroorotase; translated protein: MSAIVFRGAKILGESPADILVEDHEIRQVGADLALSPGSGIQEVDAHGMVALPGLVDLHTHLREPGGSDAETVDTGTAAAAKGGYTCVFAMANTTPTQDCPQIVEQVLDLGRQAGRVDVHPVGAVTKNLAGKELSDLRGMHESRAAVNVFSDDGKCVFDPLLMRQALEIVRDFDGVIAQHSQEPRLTEDSQMNESYLAKELGLKGWPTVAEEMIIARDILLSLYLDVRVHVCHLSSATAVELVRWGKSQGARISAEVTPHHLFLTQEELRGRDPLFKVNPPLRSQKDVEAVQAGLADGTIDLVGTDHAPHPRKLKDCDFECGAFGMIGLETALPVVATTMVQSGKMTWQDLARVMSVTPAKIGKAKGQGEEIAPGSTANLCFMAPDASWIVNRESQVSRSDNTPFAGKELVGQVRHTCYRGKLTVLDGQLQF
- the aroC gene encoding chorismate synthase, with amino-acid sequence MLKWMSAGESHGRALVGILEGLPAGVEISTAKVGEYLAARRAGYGRGARQKFEQDLAHLVGGVIRGKTTGAPIALLIENSEWPKWETVMSPDPVDPEALKINAGKGDEREVARNQPLTRPRPGHADLAGMLAYDLEEARPVLERASARETAMRVGLGAFAQEFLKQAGGIELVSYVTQIGQVALEDGHPIPPLSEQQKLAENPVRCPDEKVSQQMIAQIDAAKKNGDTIGGSVEVAAYGVPIGLGSHVAADRRLDARLAAALMSIPAVKTVKVGDGTQPYLPGSAAHDEIIRAANGEITRGSNHAGGIEGGMSNGQIIQVSCEFKPISTVPRALRTIDLANGEESRANHQRSDTCAVIPGAVIAQAQVALVLADALLEHVGGYSLAQVRENLKAYQQRVEARL
- the pyrF gene encoding orotidine-5'-phosphate decarboxylase yields the protein MNRYGVRLAEAMEKFGNVCVGIDPHPSQLKVWGLNDNIQDLRTFSLTLVEAMAGQVPVVKPQSAFFERFGSSGIKVLEEVLAACRQAGLLVILDVKRGDIGSTMAGYAQAYLSPDSPLAADAITLSPYLGFGSLKPALELARKHGRGVYVLALTSNPEGFEVQHAKNASGKSVAADIISQAEQINKTCGDEGHIADIGLVVGATTGNAAKNLRIDFSEFSGSILSPGIGAQGAQPADIQRIFGKSACRVLASTSRGISSAGPDVSSLQAAARQITEQMSDIFRN
- a CDS encoding shikimate kinase encodes the protein MARKVFLIGLPGSGKSSIAAALAKRFGWKLVDTDVLVAEKLGVPLATAVISAGEKSYRQAEQEVLGALLKEMPAKDTIVAMGSGALDNPQTRQKLAELPGKEIIELVIDLSTMADRAGLNRPRSLGLGMPRAWLRQMGQERRERWQILNPLALEVSDLTLEQAVEKVARVLVA